A single region of the Brassica rapa cultivar Chiifu-401-42 chromosome A03, CAAS_Brap_v3.01, whole genome shotgun sequence genome encodes:
- the LOC103859942 gene encoding 60S ribosomal protein L27-3, giving the protein MVKFLKQNKAVILLQGRYAGKKAVIIRSFDDGNRERPYGHCLVAGLKKYPSKVIRKDSAKKTAKKSRVKCFIKVVNYQHLMPTRYTLDVDLKEVATLEALASKDKKVAALKEAKAKLEERFKTGKNRWFFTKLRF; this is encoded by the coding sequence aTGGTTAAGTTTCTGAAGCAGAACAAAGCTGTGATCCTCCTTCAAGGCCGTTACGCCGGCAAGAAGGCCGTCATCATCCGCTCCTTTGACGACGGCAACCGCGAGCGTCCTTACGGACACTGCCTCGTCGCCGGGCTCAAGAAGTACCCCAGCAAAGTCATCCGAAAGGACTCGGCCAAGAAGACGGCGAAGAAGTCGAGAGTCAAGTGTTTCATCAAGGTCGTGAACTACCAGCATCTGATGCCTACTCGTTACACGTTGGACGTGGATCTGAAGGAAGTTGCGACTCTCGAGGCTCTGGCTTCGAAGGACAAAAAGGTCGCGGCTCTTAAGGAGGCTAAGGCTAAGCTCGAGGAGAGGTTCAAGACTGGGAAGAACAGGTGGTTCTTCACCAAGCTAAGGTTCTGA
- the LOC103860218 gene encoding uncharacterized protein LOC103860218 — MSKDIGIDVALMSFMQTVSSISPNIMSSIPTLNVSNFWEWTDCLMIALDLMGHDLPFIEDRPTISNSSTNHDRSKLERWETSNRMCLMLIKHYIPSVFRGIVPDEVVLAKDYLVALEKSFAKNGKAETITFLADLASMSCWGRKRLRQS, encoded by the exons ATGTCCAAAGACATAGGAATTGATGTTGCGCTCATGTCTT TTATGCAAACTGTATCAAGTATCTCTCCCAACATCATGTCTTCTATTCCAACGCTGAATGTCTCTAACTTTTGGGAATGGACAGATTGCTTGATGATAGCTCTTGACTTAATGGGCCACGACCTTCCATTCATAGAGGATCGTCCAACGATTTCAAATTCAAGTACTAATCATGATCGCAGTAAACTTGAACGTTGGGAGACCTCTAACCGCATGTGTCTTATGTTGATCAAGCATTATATTCCATCAGTCTTCAGGGGCATTGTGCCCGATGAGGTGGTGTTGGCTAAAGATTACCTCGTTGCTTTGGAGAAGAGCTTTGCCAAGAATGGCAAAGCTGAAACGATTACGTTTCTAGCGGATCTGGCCTCCATGAgttgttggggtcgaaaacggttacgacaaagttAA
- the LOC117132612 gene encoding uncharacterized protein LOC117132612, translating into MEGFAILFRIPNAATRARVIKQKLWQIEGQTMFVDKWEPGVVPTKPELTSAPIWLELRKVLLQFFNEDGLERIAGLVGHPKFLHPMTANKSNLEVAKVFTIIDPRKPLPEAVNVQFDSGEISRVLVSSPWMPPVCDICKEIGHAARRCPRAPKVCTLCGSVDHVRSKCTQKPVQNRHERHDKQDQQEPKGKKTRRGRSKDKQNWVMINPPTGASTPSQETHVNQPAPTIPPQSNPIVKSVLELPLQTKLGTEKDMVRGETSGAANYLHPPIRRNNSGVSRSSHSDVQPDSSDVESKDSELEEGEFSRHEPDFEVVRNKKRFS; encoded by the coding sequence ATGGAAGGCTTCGCAATCCTTTTCAGAATTCCAAATGCAGCGACCCGAGCTAGGGTGATCAAGCAGAAGCTATGGCAGATTGAAGGTCAGACAATGTTTGTAGATAAATGGGAACCAGGTGTTGTGCCTACCAAGCCCGAGCTTACTTCCGCCCCCATCTGGTTGGAACTTAGGAAAGTCCTTCTTCAGTTCTTTAATGAGGATGGCCTGGAGCGCATTGCGGGACTGGTGGGGCATCCCAAATTCCTTCACCCAATGACAGCTAACAAAAGTAATTTGGAGGTTGCCAAGGTGTTTACTATCATCGATCCTAGGAAGCCCCTACCCGAGGCAGTCAACGTGCAGTTCGACTCGGGAGAAATCAGTAGGGTACTTGTTTCAAGTCCCTGGATGCCACCAGTATGCGACATTTGTAAAGAAATAGGACACGCAGCCAGACGTTGTCCCAGAGCTCCTAAGGTTTGCACCCTGTGTGGCTCGGTAGATCATGTGCGCTCGAAATGTACTCAAAAGCCTGTGCAAAATAGACATGAGCGACATGACAAACAAGATCAGCAGGAGCCTAAAGGAAAGAAAACAAGGAGAGGGAGATCAAAAGATAAACAGAATTGGGTCATGATCAATCCTCCTACAGGTGCTTCTACTCCCTCGCAGGAAACTCACGTCAACCAACCTGCACCAACCATCCCTCCTCAATCTAATCCAATTGTGAAATCTGTGCTGGAACTTCCTCTTCAGACCAAGCTGGGCACTGAAAAGGACATGGTTAGAGGGGAAACCAGTGGCGCTGCGAACTATCTTCATCCTCCTATACGCAGGAACAACTCAGGTGTTTCTCGGTCCTCTCATTCAGACGTTCAGCCTGACTCTTCGGATGTAGAATCCAAAGACTCGGAGTTGGAAGAAGGTGAATTCAGTAGACACGAACCAGATTTCGAGGTTGTACGGAACAAAAAAAGATTCTCATGA
- the LOC103860217 gene encoding uncharacterized protein LOC103860217: MVSKSQSAFLPGRLLAENVLLATDLVHGYNTQNISSRGMLKVDLRKAFDCVRWDFILASLWALAIPESYIRLVSECLSTTSFSVSINGALGGFFNSSKGIRQGDPMHYRYHPRTENVAISHLMFADDVMIFFDGSSNSLHGIAECLDDFASWSGLSMNATKTELFTAGLDQTESSALMGYGFPSGSFPIRYLGLPLMSRKLKISEYVPLMTKITKCFQAWSVKLLSFAGRLQLLKTVIFGIINFWFSAFMLPKGCIKNIESLCCRFLWSGNVDKRGIAKSPSLWAVWHRSIHLSTQSFWAIEPVQADSWAWKRLLKLRTLAIRFCKSVLGNGRTTSFWFDAWTPLGQLITYLGPLGPRALRVRNEAVVADVARDSTWSLPHPRSQQEVDLHSHLTTITLPLSHDIDDEYEWIVGDSPSNVFRAFTTWEALRPKQEIQDWHDVVWFKGSIPKHAFTMWTANYDRLPTKARLTSWGLPLSPLCSFCSREPEMREHLFLSCEYSLDVWSYVFSRCHPPTSPLTDWAELLSWIQVPNSKRLSLLRKLATQTVVFHLWKQRNNLIHNQISFPAIAVFRSIDKELRNVISARRKYKKFRDLMAIWLR, from the exons ATGGTTTCCAAGTCGCAATCAGCTTTTCTTCCTGGGCGGCTTTTGGCAGAAAATGTGTTGCTTGCCACTGATCTGGTTCATGGCTATAATACTCAGAACATCTCCTCGCGTGGAATGCTAAAAGTTGATCTGAGGAAAGCGTTCGATTGTGTGAGATGGGACTTCATTCTGGCGTCTCTGTGGGCACTGGCGATCCCTGAAAGCTACATCAGATTGGTCTCGGAATGTCTCTCCACTACATCGTTCTCTGTCTCTATAAACGGTGCCTTAGGTGGTTTCTTCAATAGCTCTAAAGGAATTAGGCAGGGAGATCCTAT GCATTATAGGTACCACCCGAGAACAGAGAATGTGGCGATCTCCCACCTCATGTTTGCGGATGATGTTATGATCTTCTTTGACGGTAGCAGTAATAGTCTTCATGGCATAGCTGAATGTTTGGATGACTTTGCCTCCTGGTCGGGATTGTCTATGAACGCCACCAAGACGGAACTCTTCACTGCGGGTCTGGACCAAACTGAATCCTCAGCTCTAATGGGGTATGGATTCCCATCTGGCTCCTTTCCCATTCGATATCTTGGACTCCCGCTGATGTCCCGCAAACTTAAAATTTCTGAATATGTTCCGCTGATGACCAAGATCACTAAGTGTTTCCAAGCGTGGTCCGTTAAACTCCTCTCTTTTGCGGGTAGATTGCAGCTCTTGAAGACTGTTATATTTGGTATCATCAACTTCTGGTTTTCGGCGTTTATGCTTCCTAAGGGGTGTATTAAGAACATTGAATCACTTTGTTGTCGATTCTTGTGGTCTGGTAACGTTGATAAGAGAGGCATCGCCAAG TCCCCTTCGCTCTGGGCTGTTTGGCACCGCAGCATCCACCTATCTACTCAGTCTTTTTGGGCCATCGAACCTGTTCAAGCGGACTCCTGGGCATGGAAGAGATTGCTTAAGCTCAGAACCCTAGCTATTAGATTCTGCAAATCTGTACTTGGAAATGGTCGAACAACCAGTTTCTGGTTTGACGCTTGGACGCCATTGGGTCAACTGATCACTTACTTGGGGCCTCTCGGTCCAAGGGCTCTAAGAGTCAGAAACGAGGCGGTGGTAGCGGATGTTGCTAGGGACTCAACATGGTCTCTACCTCACCCCCGATCTCAACAGGAAGTTGATCTACACTCTCATCTCACTACTATAACTCTTCCTCTATCTCATGATATTGATGACGAATATGAATGGATTGTTGGTGACTCTCCTTCTAATGTTTTCAGAGCCTTTACCACATGGGAAGCCCTGAGGCCAAAGCAGGAGATTCAAGACTGGCATGACGTGGTCTGGTTCAAAGGATCAATACCGAAGCATGCCTTTACAATGTGGACAGCTAACTATGACAGGTTGCCAACAAAGGCCCGGCTTACTTCGTGGGGTCTCCCGTTATCACCCCTCTGCTCCTTCTGTTCAAGAGAACCAGAAATGAGGGAGCACTTGTTTCTGTCTTGCGAATACAGTCTCGACGTCTGGAGCTACGTCTTCAGCAGATGCCATCCTCCTACCTCTCCACTCACGGACTGGGCAGAGCTACTCTCTTGGATCCAAGTCCCTAACTCTAAGAGACTATCTCTGCTTAGGAAATTAGCAACTCAAACAGTGGTGTTTCATCTGTGGAAGCAGCGGAATAACTTAATCCATAACCAGATCTCTTTCCCGGCGATCGCGGTCTTCAGGAGCATTGACAAAGAGCTGAGAAACGTTATCTCCGCTAGAAGGAAGTATAAGAAATTCAGAGATCTTATGGCTATATGGCTTCGATAA